ATACTTCTGCTGATGCTATTTCTGTTAGTACAGGAAGTAGAAATGATTTTAACTTAGTTGGTAATCGCTACACTGGATATTTAGATTCTGATTTATTTTTAACTAACATATCTAACACACCAGTATTAGCAGAACAAACTATATGGTTATGGAACGGAACAGAATACATAACTAAAAACATGGCTGATCCTATTAAGATAGCGCCTACACAAGGATTCTTTATCAAAGCTGGAATCACAGCTGATGTAGCAATAAATCCTGCTATGTTAACACACAACAATACAAATACGTTCTTACGTCAATCTCCAAAATCATCTTTTGAATTATTTACTGAAAGTGACAATAAAAAAAGTTCTACTAAGGTATTTTATATTGATGGTAAAACTAAAGGCTTTGACAATGGTTTTGATTCAAGAATTTTTGGAGGTGTAGAAAATAATTTTGCAGTTTATACAGAATTACTAAATAATAATGATGGCAGAAAATTAGCAATACAAACCCTACCTAATCAAAATTACGACACCATGGTAATACCTGTAGGTTTAACTGCTGAAGCTGGTAAAAAGATTACATTTTCAGTGCTTGAATCTAATTTACCAACTGGTATTGATGTATATTTAGAAGATAGAAAAAATAATCTTTTTATAAATCTTTCTGAAAACAATCATGTAGTCACTTTACAAGAAGCTGCAAATGGAATGGGGCAATTTTATGTTCATACCACTGCTTCTAGATTAAATAATGAAGAGTTTGACAATGGCATTCAAAATATTAGCATTTATAGTTCAGCTAATAAAGAACTAAACATTAACGGCTTACAAACGAACGCTAATCTACAAGTTTTCTCTCTTTTAGGAGAGGAATTGGTTGAAACTAAAATTGTATCAGGTAATTCAAAAGTTAACTTATCTACTCTAGCAAACGGTATTTATATCGTTAAGTTAAATACTGAGTCAGGTAACATTACCAAAAAGATCATTTTAGAAAACTAGTCTACTAATTTATTTTCTATCTCAATATGAAAAATAATAAACAAAATAAAGAAGAGATTTCTAGAAAAGAAGCTCTTAAAAAATTAGGAAATTACAGTAAGTATACTGCATTAACTGCCTTAGGAACCTACTTAATTTTAAATCCAAAAAAGGCTCAAGCTGCTTCTCCTGAAGCTCCTGGTGAAGGATTTTAATGGGTCTCACTAAATAATTTAAAACCTCAAGGAGTTTTCTTTGAGGTTTTTTTATTTTTACCAAAATGGGAATAAAAACTACATTACTTAGAGAAGATATAGAAGATAAATCTATTGTTTGGTTTGCTGAAACCAATCAATACACGGTTCTAGAAAATAAAGTAGCGGAAATTATCTTCAATATAAATGACGGAATTTCAATTGAAGAAATTAGTAAAGAGTTAGAAAAAGAACTTAAAGTCTCTTTTGATGATGCTTTAGATTTCACTAAAAAAGTATACACAGATATTTATGAACCCAATACTAAAAATAACTTCAAAAAAACCGAAATCGATCATAATTTTAAGGTTCCTCCTTTTCAAATTTCAAAATTTTATAAAATAAACGACATCACTTTTAGAGTAGATTTTCTTTCAGATTTTGAAGAATATTTAGTTCACCCTAAGTTTTCTCATTTAGAAATAGATCAAACACAAAACTTTGATCATCATTTTCAATCCTTTACACAAAACAACATCACTTACTTACTAATTAATGGTGATTTTATAGGCTCGTGGCACAGAAAAGACATTCATTATTTTCAAGGAAAGTTTTCAATGTATATTGTGCAATACATACACAATAAACCTGAAGATGAATGGATGGGTATTTTTCATGCTTCTGGATTAGGGAATCAAAATAAATCTTTATTATTATTAGGTGATTCTGGAAATGGAAAAAGTACTTCTTTAGCTATTTTACAGGCAAATGGATTAACTTGTTTAGCAGATGATTTTGTTCCTATGGACATTGAAAAACAAAATATTTACACGTTTCCTTCTGCAATTTCAATAAAGAAAAATAGTTTAGAAACCTTACTTCCTATGTATCCTGAACTAGAAAATTCTGCAGAATTTCACTTTAAAACACTTAACAAAATTGTTCGTTTTTTACCTCCTAAAACAAATAAAACTAACTATAACTCCCCTTGCAATCATCTTATTTTTATTAAATATGAAAAAGATAGTGGATTAGATTTTAATCCTATCTCAAAAATAGAAGCTTTTCAACAATTAATTCCAGATTCTTGGATTTCTAACAAACCTAAAAATGTAAAAATATTTTTAAAATGGTTTTCTAATACAACGTGTTATCGTTTAACCTATTCCGACAATAAAAAAATGGTAAAAACTATTAAAAATATACTTAATGATGACGTATAAAGAAACATTATTTTTTGTGGGAAAATGTTTAACTATTAATCATGAAGAGCATAATAAACATATTGTCGAAAAACAATTAAAAAACAACACTGTTGACTGGGATAACGTGGTTAGGCTAAGCACAGAACATTATGTTTTCCCTGCTTTGTATTGTAATCTGAAAAAAGCTGATTTTTTAAAATATTTACCTAATGATTTAGTCGAATATATGAAACATATAACTGACTTAAATCGAGAGCGTAACACACAGATAATTGAGCAAGCTAAAGAAATTAATGAATTATTACTTTCTCATAATATCACGCCTATATTTTTAAAAGGAACAGGAAATTTACTTGAAGGACTTTATGACGATATTGCAGAAAGAATGGTTGGAGATATTGATGTTTTGTTTTCCCTAGATCAGTTTTTGGAAGCTTACGATACACTTTTAAATAACTCGTATAAAACTAAATATAAAAACTACCCAAAATTCCTCAGACATTTAGCTCCCCTAGTAAATGAAAATAAAATTTCTAGAATTGAAATACACAAAGAAATGACTACAGAAAAGTATATTCATTTTTTTAATTACGATACAATAGAAAAAGAAATAAAAAAGATTGAAAATTTAAACTTTCTTAGTTTTGAAGATCAATTAAAATTATCAATCATAGCTTTTCAAATAAACGATGATATGCAGTATTACAATTCTATTAGTTTAAGAAATGCTTATGATGTCTTTTTAATATGTCAAGAAGTAAATAGCACTGAATCTATTGGATCATTAAATGATAAAATTAGAACACCTCTAAACAACTTCTTAAGTATCACAAATAAAACGCTCAATAGTAAATCTGTAAAATTTTCATCTGACAAAAACTCTCAAAAGTATCTTGATAAATTCATCCAACTACTTGATGACAAAAAACTAAAAAAACGACTTCACAAACAAACTACAAGAAAGTTGTTTTATAAAAAAAGATTAAAGATTATTTTAGAGACTTTCTACAAGAAAGGTCACGCTACTTGGTTAATAAATAGGATTATAAAAGGTAAATAAATTTAACTTTCCAATAAATTTTTAATGTCATCAAAATTTAATCCTCCATAATTACCAGAGCTCATTAAAAGTAAAACTGAGTCCTTCAATTCTTTTTTTAATAAATAATCTTTAAACTGAATTGGATTTGTATACACAACCAAATCATCTCTTTTAAAAGCATCGGTAATTTGTTTTTCTGTAACTTCTTCCAGCTGTTTTATTTTTACAGCATGAGGAGAATAAAAAACAACAGCTTCGTCAGCCTTATCTAAGGTATCTTTATATTCTGATAAAAAATCAGCATTCAAACTACTGTAAGTATGTAGTTCTAAACATGCAATAAGCTTTTTATTTTTAAATTGATCTTTTACTGCTGTTGTCGTCGCCTTTACTTTTGAAGGTGAATGTGCAAAATCTTTGAAAATTACGGAAGAATTACGCTCAGCAATTTTTTCTAATCGCTTACTAGCTCCTTTAAATGACATAATAGCTTCATAGAAATCTTCTTCATCTATTCCCATATGCTGACAAATCCATTTAGCTCCAGCTATGTTCTGTAAATTATGATCCCCAAACACTTCTAAAGGTAAATCTCCTTCTGTAGTTTTTAAATAAGTAACGCCATCCTCTATAAAATATTCAGGTAAATTGTATGGATATTTTTTTATAGAATTTGTAGAATTTTCAACTATACGTTTTACGGTTTCATCTTCTTCATTATAAACCATGATTCCTCCATTAACCAATGAATCCGTAAAAACCTGAAACTGTTCAATATAATTTTCAAAAGTTGGAAACACATTAATATGATCCCACGCAACCCCACTTAATAAAGCAATATTTGGTTGATATAAATGAAACTTAGGTCTTCTATCGATAGGTGAGCTCAAATATTCATCTCCTTCTAATACAATAAAATCATTTTCCTCAGTTAAATGCACCATAGTATCAAAACCTTCCAATTGTGCACCCACCATGTAATCTACTTCTTTTTCATGATAATTCAACACATGTAAAATCATTGAAGTTATTGTAGTTTTCCCATGTGAACCTCCTATTACAACACGAGTCTTATGTTTCGACTGTTCGTATAAAAACTCAGGATAAGAATAAATTTTCAGACCTAAATCTTGAGCTTTAATTAACTCAGGATTATCAATCTTAGCGTGCATACCTAAAATAACTGCATCAAGTTCATTAGTTATCTTTTCAGGAAACCATCCAAAACTTTCAGGTAATAAACCTTTTTTCTCTAATCTAGATTTAGAGGGATCATGTATAGTATCGTCACTTCCTGTTATTTGATATCCTTTTTGATGTAAAGCTATAGCTAAATTATGCATAGCACTACCTCCTATTGCTATAAAATGTATTCTCATTAGGCCTTTTATAATGATTCGCTAAAATAGTCAAACTAAACCGTAAAATGTTAAATAATTGCACTCTGTAAAATTTATAGTAGCTTTGTCGACCATAGCTATTGCTTTTGTAAAAATGAAAATCAAACTAAATACTTTATCGTACTTACTTGTTATAACGTTATTTAATGTGTTCTTTTCTTATTCACAATGTGCAGGAAGCGATGCTTCTGTAACTATTTGCGATAAAGAACT
This genomic stretch from Tenacibaculum jejuense harbors:
- a CDS encoding nucleotidyltransferase family protein, producing MMTYKETLFFVGKCLTINHEEHNKHIVEKQLKNNTVDWDNVVRLSTEHYVFPALYCNLKKADFLKYLPNDLVEYMKHITDLNRERNTQIIEQAKEINELLLSHNITPIFLKGTGNLLEGLYDDIAERMVGDIDVLFSLDQFLEAYDTLLNNSYKTKYKNYPKFLRHLAPLVNENKISRIEIHKEMTTEKYIHFFNYDTIEKEIKKIENLNFLSFEDQLKLSIIAFQINDDMQYYNSISLRNAYDVFLICQEVNSTESIGSLNDKIRTPLNNFLSITNKTLNSKSVKFSSDKNSQKYLDKFIQLLDDKKLKKRLHKQTTRKLFYKKRLKIILETFYKKGHATWLINRIIKGK
- a CDS encoding UDP-N-acetylmuramate--L-alanine ligase, with the translated sequence MRIHFIAIGGSAMHNLAIALHQKGYQITGSDDTIHDPSKSRLEKKGLLPESFGWFPEKITNELDAVILGMHAKIDNPELIKAQDLGLKIYSYPEFLYEQSKHKTRVVIGGSHGKTTITSMILHVLNYHEKEVDYMVGAQLEGFDTMVHLTEENDFIVLEGDEYLSSPIDRRPKFHLYQPNIALLSGVAWDHINVFPTFENYIEQFQVFTDSLVNGGIMVYNEEDETVKRIVENSTNSIKKYPYNLPEYFIEDGVTYLKTTEGDLPLEVFGDHNLQNIAGAKWICQHMGIDEEDFYEAIMSFKGASKRLEKIAERNSSVIFKDFAHSPSKVKATTTAVKDQFKNKKLIACLELHTYSSLNADFLSEYKDTLDKADEAVVFYSPHAVKIKQLEEVTEKQITDAFKRDDLVVYTNPIQFKDYLLKKELKDSVLLLMSSGNYGGLNFDDIKNLLES